A single Sporosarcina sp. FSL W8-0480 DNA region contains:
- a CDS encoding GntG family PLP-dependent aldolase, translating to MIVEEIDLRSDTVTLPKPQMIEAIANATLGDDIMGEDSTVNELERKAADLLGMEDAMLALSGTMANQIAIMGYSTRGQEIILGNESHIYNLEGAALSALSQVQARPIHVENGYFDPELIESSISMGDIQRAKTALISIENTYNLNLGQIVTLENMKEIQEVAKQYGLPVYLDGARIFNASVELGIEPSEFCKYVDAAQFCLTKGLGCPLGSILVGTKEFIKEAKINRQRLGGGMRQAGIIAAPGIYALENMIDRLKEDNYKAKQLAERLAAIEGLFINLKDVQTNIISVAIDHSEMDADKLISDLREKRIKVKKIGAKKIRMIVHYLVSDDQIDYVVSTFRELMEGKRKR from the coding sequence ATGATAGTTGAAGAAATCGATCTTCGAAGTGATACAGTCACCCTACCGAAACCTCAAATGATCGAGGCAATTGCAAACGCTACACTTGGCGACGATATTATGGGGGAAGATAGTACGGTAAATGAACTCGAACGTAAAGCCGCCGACCTGTTAGGCATGGAAGACGCAATGCTTGCCCTATCCGGCACAATGGCAAACCAGATTGCGATAATGGGATATTCAACAAGGGGACAGGAAATTATCCTTGGAAACGAGTCCCACATCTACAATTTAGAAGGTGCCGCACTTTCAGCGTTATCACAAGTGCAAGCAAGGCCAATTCATGTAGAGAATGGATATTTCGATCCCGAACTTATAGAATCCTCAATTTCTATGGGCGATATCCAAAGGGCTAAAACAGCTTTAATCTCTATAGAGAATACGTACAACTTAAACCTTGGACAAATAGTTACCCTTGAAAACATGAAAGAAATTCAAGAAGTTGCGAAGCAATATGGGTTACCTGTCTATCTTGACGGAGCAAGGATTTTTAATGCTTCCGTAGAATTAGGCATAGAACCGTCGGAGTTCTGCAAGTATGTAGATGCCGCTCAGTTTTGCCTCACAAAAGGATTAGGTTGTCCATTAGGCTCCATTCTTGTAGGGACAAAGGAATTTATCAAAGAGGCAAAAATAAACCGCCAAAGACTTGGCGGTGGCATGAGACAAGCTGGAATAATCGCAGCTCCAGGAATATACGCTTTGGAAAATATGATTGATCGATTAAAAGAGGATAACTACAAGGCTAAGCAATTGGCGGAGAGGTTAGCAGCAATAGAAGGTCTCTTCATTAATTTGAAGGATGTGCAAACGAATATAATATCGGTTGCTATAGATCATAGTGAAATGGATGCCGATAAGCTAATTAGTGATCTTAGAGAAAAAAGAATAAAAGTGAAAAAGATAGGGGCAAAAAAGATTCGGATGATTGTTCATTATTTGGTTTCAGATGATCAAATAGATTATGTAGTTAGTACTTTTAGGGAACTAATGGAGGGAAAGAGAAAGAGATAA
- a CDS encoding cation:dicarboxylase symporter family transporter, which yields MKFGLIPKLLLGLGIGILIGIFGPDWMIRFTETGSMLLGNLIKFFIPLIIFAFVAASIAEFETKAGRLLSFTIGISYLDTIIACGLAAVAAYLIIPNFAIQAGEVVESIKIGAPFVTLDIPPLMNIISALVLAIIIGMASTWGKAPILSGAVIEFRNVVERVIQKFIIPVLPIFIACIFAGIAAKGALFGTISVFGKMLVLIVIMQFIWLFIEYALAGMISKQNPFVVFKAMLPAYFTAFGTMSSAVTMPVSLRQARTIPFINKKIADFVMPLTANVHLSGAAMTLTISAITVTLLTGGELPPVGVIISFILILGVIEVGAVGVPGGSALAAIGILQSTLGFGDEAIGLMLALFMIQDSFGTATNITGDGSILMIVNRFFGKEKNESQESTSSTDIESETV from the coding sequence ATGAAGTTTGGTCTTATTCCGAAATTGTTGCTTGGTCTTGGTATCGGTATTTTGATAGGAATCTTCGGCCCTGATTGGATGATTCGATTTACGGAAACCGGTAGTATGCTATTGGGTAATCTCATCAAATTCTTTATTCCTTTAATCATTTTTGCGTTTGTTGCGGCAAGTATTGCAGAATTTGAGACAAAGGCTGGAAGGCTATTAAGTTTCACGATCGGGATTTCATATTTGGATACGATAATAGCTTGTGGACTTGCTGCAGTGGCAGCCTATTTAATCATCCCGAATTTTGCTATACAGGCAGGTGAAGTCGTTGAAAGCATTAAAATCGGTGCACCTTTTGTCACCCTTGATATCCCGCCTCTGATGAACATTATTTCAGCTTTGGTATTGGCGATTATCATCGGAATGGCTTCTACATGGGGCAAAGCGCCAATCCTTTCTGGTGCTGTCATTGAATTTAGAAACGTAGTCGAGCGTGTCATTCAAAAATTCATCATTCCAGTTCTCCCTATTTTCATCGCGTGCATATTTGCAGGTATCGCTGCCAAGGGTGCATTGTTTGGAACGATTTCGGTCTTCGGTAAAATGCTTGTCTTAATTGTCATCATGCAATTCATTTGGCTGTTCATTGAGTATGCGTTGGCAGGAATGATTTCCAAGCAAAATCCATTTGTTGTTTTCAAAGCAATGCTACCTGCCTATTTCACGGCATTTGGAACAATGTCGAGTGCAGTAACAATGCCAGTTTCCCTTAGACAAGCAAGAACGATTCCGTTCATCAATAAAAAGATTGCAGATTTTGTTATGCCACTGACAGCAAACGTTCACCTTTCAGGCGCTGCCATGACGTTAACAATAAGTGCGATCACAGTAACGCTATTAACAGGTGGTGAGCTACCCCCTGTTGGCGTGATCATCTCTTTCATACTAATACTTGGTGTAATTGAGGTTGGAGCTGTAGGTGTCCCAGGTGGATCCGCATTGGCCGCAATCGGAATATTACAGTCAACCCTTGGATTCGGGGATGAAGCGATTGGCCTTATGTTAGCGCTGTTCATGATTCAAGATAGCTTCGGGACAGCTACAAATATTACAGGTGACGGCTCAATACTTATGATTGTCAACCGATTTTTCGGAAAGGAAAAAAACGAAAGTCAGGAATCAACAAGTTCAACTGACATCGAGAGTGAAACCGTATGA
- a CDS encoding aminoglycoside phosphotransferase family protein: MILGDPIGEGNTAIIYLYENRIVKVFKDHLPDTESAYEANKQRIAYACGLPVPKVLDVRKIDGKQAIIMEYIEGKTLGELFFKDLERAEHYISKSIDIQLKIHLIHLKSLEFMSEKLLRELENSPHLDKSHKEVLIKKLHSIAYEKRLCHGDFHLLNLIMSDDKVTIIDWVDASAGDIRADVCRTYLLYADLSLEVAELYLRLYCEKSGLLKEEILQWLPILAGARLTKNVPSEIAEGLLEIVNTYCMGDLGGKNDYE, from the coding sequence ATGATTTTAGGAGATCCGATTGGTGAAGGGAACACTGCGATAATTTATCTTTATGAAAACAGGATCGTGAAAGTATTTAAAGATCACTTGCCGGATACCGAATCGGCTTACGAGGCGAATAAACAACGGATAGCTTATGCATGCGGACTTCCTGTCCCAAAAGTGTTAGATGTCAGGAAGATAGATGGAAAACAAGCGATTATCATGGAATATATTGAAGGGAAAACACTCGGGGAGTTATTTTTTAAGGACTTGGAGCGGGCAGAACACTACATCAGCAAGTCTATTGATATCCAGCTGAAAATTCATCTGATTCACCTAAAATCACTTGAGTTTATGTCTGAAAAGCTTCTTCGAGAACTCGAGAACTCCCCTCATCTGGATAAAAGTCACAAAGAAGTTTTGATAAAAAAATTACATTCTATTGCCTATGAAAAAAGACTTTGCCATGGGGATTTTCATTTATTGAATTTAATCATGTCAGATGACAAAGTGACGATTATAGATTGGGTGGATGCGAGTGCGGGAGATATCCGTGCTGATGTTTGCCGGACGTATCTGTTGTATGCAGATCTGTCGTTGGAAGTGGCTGAACTTTATTTACGGCTGTATTGTGAAAAAAGTGGGTTGCTGAAAGAGGAGATTTTACAATGGTTACCGATTCTTGCCGGGGCTAGGTTAACTAAAAATGTTCCTTCGGAGATCGCGGAGGGTCTGTTAGAGATTGTGAATACTTACTGTATGGGGGATTTGGGTGGAAAAAATGACTATGAATGA
- a CDS encoding IS110 family transposase encodes MVAIDIGKYTHKVMMANVYQDVVVKPFELDASLSGFQLLVAKIEETCQKNGLDEVVVGIETTAHYYEDLVRLCHEKGYVVRVINSATTSIERESMLNWSKTDDLDLVAIVHSILQGRGNPPKSLRKELRTLKKLTRFRRELVSQRTRLTNQQFALMDTIFREFQGKTVWVDGKKQKKKPFSTMETKTVQYLMRHHPHPEDILTLGEEGLYELSRKENLKLRKTAVDCLLEFARESISQPKEELAAELYQLKVTLDLLDNLKEKISDLEKKIEELLLPTDGALLLSIPGIGKVLAAELRAEIGPIDDYTHAGQLIKLAGTNPIVKQSGGHKATYGGISKQGRRHFRSVVYLVGSKCSVLNPELRKHYLTLIDRGKKPRQAYIAIGNRVLRLAFAMLRDRQLYQSRDPEYSLKSILECKIGTQENRRQFCEAYVFPS; translated from the coding sequence GTGGTAGCTATCGACATTGGCAAATATACGCACAAAGTGATGATGGCAAATGTCTATCAGGATGTGGTGGTTAAGCCGTTTGAATTAGATGCTTCCCTTTCGGGTTTTCAGCTGTTGGTTGCGAAGATTGAGGAAACATGCCAGAAGAATGGGCTGGATGAAGTCGTTGTTGGCATTGAGACAACTGCTCATTATTATGAGGATTTGGTGAGGCTTTGCCACGAAAAAGGGTATGTTGTCCGGGTGATCAACTCCGCTACCACTTCCATCGAACGAGAATCCATGTTGAACTGGTCAAAGACCGATGATTTAGACTTGGTTGCCATTGTCCATTCCATTCTCCAAGGAAGAGGCAACCCACCAAAAAGCTTGCGGAAGGAACTGCGAACGTTAAAGAAGCTAACGCGCTTTCGCAGGGAATTGGTATCGCAAAGAACTCGACTGACGAACCAGCAGTTTGCCTTAATGGATACCATCTTCCGGGAATTCCAAGGAAAGACCGTATGGGTGGATGGGAAAAAGCAGAAGAAAAAACCCTTCTCCACGATGGAAACCAAGACAGTTCAATATTTAATGCGACATCACCCGCACCCTGAAGATATCCTAACCCTTGGAGAGGAAGGTCTCTACGAACTTTCTCGGAAAGAGAATTTAAAGCTTAGAAAAACAGCCGTTGACTGCCTTTTGGAGTTCGCTAGAGAATCCATCTCCCAACCGAAAGAAGAACTCGCTGCCGAATTGTATCAACTGAAAGTGACTCTTGATCTGTTAGACAACCTAAAAGAAAAGATCAGTGACCTGGAAAAGAAGATTGAAGAACTTCTCCTTCCGACTGACGGGGCTCTCCTCCTAAGCATTCCTGGAATCGGAAAAGTCTTGGCAGCTGAATTGCGTGCAGAAATTGGACCAATCGACGACTACACACACGCTGGGCAACTAATTAAATTAGCAGGCACTAACCCCATTGTTAAACAGTCGGGCGGGCATAAGGCGACCTACGGAGGAATCTCCAAGCAAGGGCGTAGACATTTCCGTTCGGTAGTCTATTTGGTTGGAAGTAAATGTTCAGTCCTCAACCCGGAACTTAGGAAGCACTATCTAACACTGATTGATCGGGGCAAGAAGCCAAGACAAGCCTACATCGCCATTGGAAACCGAGTTCTTCGATTGGCATTCGCAATGCTTAGAGACCGGCAACTATACCAAAGTAGGGATCCGGAGTATTCGTTAAAAAGCATCCTTGAATGCAAGATTGGTACACAAGAAAACCGGCGCCAGTTCTGCGAAGCATATGTATTCCCATCATAA